One window from the genome of Halobellus ruber encodes:
- a CDS encoding GNAT family N-acetyltransferase, protein MIRPVRAGDATAIASLQTLLDAPSPRLLAAAEAVGTCLVAVDGDDAAGNGDHPVGYALVIGEGDTHLAELVVHPDYRREGHGRALVDAVVDRQAPGTRVTLAVAADNDPARSLYESADFRPLDRRPQFYESVEGCADEAVVYAHDVPEAHG, encoded by the coding sequence GTGATCCGCCCCGTACGCGCCGGCGACGCTACCGCGATCGCCTCGCTGCAGACGCTTCTCGACGCGCCGTCGCCCCGGCTGCTCGCAGCGGCGGAAGCCGTCGGGACCTGTCTGGTCGCCGTCGACGGGGACGACGCCGCCGGAAACGGCGACCACCCGGTCGGCTACGCGCTGGTTATCGGCGAGGGCGACACGCACCTCGCGGAGCTGGTGGTCCACCCCGACTACCGCCGCGAGGGCCACGGGCGGGCGCTGGTCGACGCCGTCGTCGACAGACAGGCGCCCGGAACGCGGGTGACGCTCGCGGTCGCGGCGGACAACGACCCTGCGCGGTCGCTGTACGAGTCGGCCGACTTCCGCCCGCTCGACCGCCGGCCGCAGTTCTACGAGTCGGTCGAGGGCTGTGCCGACGAGGCAGTTGTGTACGCTCACGACGTGCCCGAAGCGCACGGCTGA
- a CDS encoding DUF92 domain-containing protein, producing MQPTLRRAGGFALVGTVAVAAPALGRAAFAPFAAVALLAAFVITDGPLFDLFARPADRREGRLNGLTGFALAAAGLAILTTELGLPMGLFVASVLVLSYGNLGKRLVAETSDNPFLGVAGFAAVGSAAGVGGQVAVASLTASPLALPRFAFLAVAGTLVAALFREMLFERDDPVVMLSTGLLLWLFDGLATGVGTVHVAAGLAITVALGYTSYALGTASVAGMLSGVLLGLLVVVFGGFGWFAVLITFFGVGALSTKYRYDEKQRRGIAEENDGARGTGNVLGNAAVALACVLCFAASPSLPVEGTLFQYAFAGSMAAALSDTLSSELGGLYDNPRLITTLERVPPGTDGGVTWQGEVFGLLGAVVVAGVAFGLLPDVSPMGAAAVAAGGLAGMTVDSLLGATVEGAAVGNEAVNFAATLIGALVSAVAALVVLTPP from the coding sequence GTGCAACCGACGCTTCGGCGGGCGGGCGGCTTCGCCCTCGTGGGGACGGTGGCGGTGGCCGCGCCGGCGCTGGGGCGGGCCGCGTTCGCGCCCTTCGCCGCCGTGGCGTTGCTCGCCGCCTTCGTGATCACCGACGGCCCCCTGTTCGACCTCTTCGCACGTCCGGCCGACCGGCGCGAGGGACGCCTGAACGGGCTGACCGGGTTCGCGCTCGCCGCCGCCGGCCTCGCGATCCTCACTACCGAACTCGGGCTGCCGATGGGCCTGTTCGTCGCGTCGGTCCTGGTGCTGTCCTACGGCAACCTCGGCAAGCGGCTGGTGGCCGAGACCTCCGACAACCCGTTTCTGGGGGTCGCGGGGTTCGCCGCCGTGGGGAGCGCGGCGGGTGTCGGCGGCCAGGTCGCGGTGGCGTCGCTGACCGCTTCGCCGCTCGCCCTCCCCCGGTTTGCCTTCCTCGCGGTCGCCGGGACGCTCGTGGCCGCGCTGTTCCGCGAGATGCTGTTCGAGCGCGACGACCCCGTAGTGATGCTGTCGACCGGGCTGCTGCTGTGGCTGTTCGACGGGCTGGCGACCGGGGTCGGAACGGTCCACGTCGCCGCCGGACTCGCGATCACGGTCGCGCTCGGGTACACCTCTTACGCGCTGGGCACGGCGTCGGTAGCGGGGATGCTCTCGGGCGTCCTGCTCGGCTTGCTCGTCGTCGTGTTCGGCGGGTTCGGCTGGTTCGCGGTACTCATCACCTTCTTCGGCGTCGGCGCGCTCTCCACCAAGTACCGGTACGACGAGAAACAGCGCCGCGGCATCGCCGAGGAGAACGACGGGGCTCGCGGGACCGGAAACGTCCTCGGCAACGCCGCCGTCGCTCTGGCGTGTGTGCTCTGTTTCGCCGCCAGCCCGTCGCTGCCGGTCGAGGGGACGCTGTTCCAGTACGCCTTCGCCGGGTCGATGGCGGCGGCGCTGAGCGACACGCTCTCGTCGGAACTCGGCGGGCTCTACGACAACCCGCGGCTGATCACCACGCTCGAACGCGTGCCGCCCGGGACCGACGGCGGCGTCACCTGGCAGGGGGAGGTGTTCGGGCTGCTCGGCGCGGTGGTCGTCGCCGGCGTCGCCTTCGGGCTCCTCCCCGACGTGTCGCCGATGGGTGCGGCCGCGGTCGCGGCCGGCGGGCTGGCCGGGATGACCGTCGACAGCCTGCTGGGTGCGACCGTCGAGGGCGCCGCGGTCGGGAACGAGGCCGTCAACTTCGCGGCCACCCTGATCGGGGCGCTCGTGAGCGCGGTCGCGGCGCTCGTGGTCCTGACCCCGCCGTGA
- a CDS encoding undecaprenyl diphosphate synthase family protein, producing the protein MGLYDRYLALRHRFHDADPPEHVAVVITERDLLEQGAYATLAEFLRWAFEYGAARVTVSVSVLDEAVVPTLARELRAIDAPRPVAVRVPEDTERADAPVRINIGLGGKREFAAAVQSVAESVDAGELDPDEVNADRIEEQLVFDDDPDLLIKTGAERLSDFMIWQSVYAELYFTDVNWRDFRRRDYLRAVLDYQNRQRRFGR; encoded by the coding sequence GTGGGACTGTACGACCGTTACCTCGCCCTCCGCCACCGGTTTCACGACGCCGATCCGCCGGAACACGTCGCGGTCGTGATCACCGAACGCGACCTGCTCGAACAGGGAGCGTACGCCACGCTCGCGGAGTTCCTCCGGTGGGCCTTCGAGTACGGGGCCGCGCGGGTCACCGTCTCGGTGAGCGTCCTCGACGAGGCGGTGGTACCCACCCTCGCCCGCGAACTCCGCGCGATCGACGCCCCGCGGCCGGTCGCGGTCCGGGTGCCCGAGGACACCGAGCGCGCCGACGCGCCGGTCCGGATCAACATCGGCCTCGGCGGCAAGCGGGAGTTCGCGGCGGCGGTGCAAAGCGTCGCCGAGTCCGTCGACGCGGGTGAACTCGACCCCGACGAGGTCAACGCCGATCGGATCGAGGAACAGCTGGTGTTCGACGACGACCCGGACCTCCTGATCAAGACCGGGGCCGAGCGGCTGTCGGACTTCATGATCTGGCAGTCGGTGTACGCGGAACTGTACTTCACCGACGTGAACTGGCGGGACTTCCGCCGGCGTGACTACCTCCGGGCGGTGCTGGACTACCAGAACCGACAGCGGCGGTTCGGGCGGTAG